One genomic region from Populus nigra chromosome 8, ddPopNigr1.1, whole genome shotgun sequence encodes:
- the LOC133702287 gene encoding sm-like protein LSM1B, translating into MSWAGPEDIYLSTSLASYLDKKLLVLLRDGRKLMGILRSFDQFANAVLEGACERAIVGDLYCDIHLGLYVIRGENVVLIGELDLEREELPPHMTRVSEAEIKRAQKAEREATDLKGTMRKRMEFLDLD; encoded by the exons ATGTCTTGGGCAGGCCCGGAAGATATCTACCTCTCTACTTCTCTTGCTAGCTATCTTGATA AGAAGCTTCTTGTGCTTCTACGAGATGGCCGAAAGCTCATGGGAATACTTCGTTCTTTTGACCAATTTG CCAATGCTGTTCTTGAAGGTGCATGTGAAAGAGCTATTGTTGGCGACCTTTATTGCGACATCCACTTGGGTCTCTATGTAATTCGTGGCGAGAATGTTGTCTTAATTGGGGAGCTG GATTTGGAGAGGGAGGAACTTCCACCACATATGACTCGTGTTTCAGAAGCAGAAATTAAAAGG GCACAGAAAGCAGAAAGGGAGGCTACAGATCTCAAAGGTACAATGAGGAAAAGAATGGAGTTCCTTGATTTGGATTAG
- the LOC133701904 gene encoding uncharacterized protein LOC133701904, with the protein MFRVYESILFCVWLFTSLIVEGSVHEYKGERFVGKGNAFVVHGGSEGIYSSASENVNEKSVLPANGDSYIRFEKITFRRTQEFSNFSSGLVQAIVFEVEDRESIGGSAYGGQRAVCCTADLAKLGVCSEGEIIHRPSTKNPGWPQVFGVAFNADELVATLPSKSIQISRTGMYNLYFMHCDPNLKEVVVEGNTIWKNPSGYLPGRMAPLMKFYGFMSLAFVILGLFWFSQYARFWKEVFPLQNCITLVITLGMFEMASWYFDYAEFNETGIRPTGITVWAVTFGTIKRSVARLVILMVSMGYGVVRPTLGGLTSKVLLVGVTFFVASEVLELVENVGAVSDLSGKAKLFLVLPVAFLDAFIIIWIFKSLSATLSKLQARRMMVKLDIYRKFTNALVVAVIVSVGWICYELYFKSKDVYNEQWQNAWVIPAFWQLLSFSLLCIICALWAPSQNSMRYAYSDDASDEFDRDDGTLTLIKPSTIPSKDVRSSPEPIPVHTSNGASNGDLEEDKTE; encoded by the exons ATGTTTAGGGTCTATGAATCTATATTGTTTTGTGTGTGGTTGTTTACGAGCTTGATAGTTGAAGGTTCAGTTCACGAGTATAAAGGGGAGAGATTTGTGGGCAAAGGGAATGCCTTTGTGGTTCACGGCGGCAGTGAAGGGATCTACTCTTCTGCCTCTGAAAATGTCAATGAGAAGAGTGTCCTTCCTGCTAATGGGGACTCTTATATACG TTTTGAAAAGATTACATTCCGGAGAACCCAGGAATTTTCCAACTTTAGTTCGGGGTTGGTACAAGCTATTGTTTTTGAGGTAGAAGATAGAGAGTCAATTGGGGGTTCTGCCTATGGTGGTCAAAGAGCTGTCTGCTGCACAGCTGATCTTGCAAAGTTGGGTGTGTGTTCAGAAGGAGAAATCATTCATCGCCCATCAACTAAAAATCCTGGCTGGCCTCAGGTCTTTGGTGTTGCATTCAATGCAGACGAGCTAGTTGCAACATTGCCATCAAAATCAATACAGATTTCCAGAACTGGGATGTATAATTTGTATTTCATGCATTGTGATCCTAATCTTAAAGAGGTAGTTGTAGAGGGGAATACTATATGGAAAAATCCCAGTGGTTATTTACCTGGTAGAATGGCACCACTTATGAAATTTTACGGGTTCATGTCCCTTGCTTTTGTTATACTTGGATTATTCTGGTTCTCTCAGTATGCAAGATTCTGGAAAGAAGTTTTTCCATTGCAAAACTGCATAACATTGGTGATAACACTAGGCATGTTCGAGATGGCTTCCTGGTATTTTGACTATGCTGAATTCAATGAGACTGGAATTAGGCCAACTGGTATCACTGTATGGGCAGTTACTTTTGGTACTATTAAACGTTCAGTTGCACGCCTTGTCATCTTGATGGTTTCAATGGGCTATGGTGTTGTGAGACCTACCTTAGGTGGTCTTACATCGAAGGTGCTATTGGTTGGAGTGACCTTTTTTGTGGCATCTGAAGTGCTTGAATTAGTAGAAAATGTTGGTGCTGTTAGTGACCTTTCTGGCAAGGCCAAACTTTTTTTGGTTCTTCCCGTGGCATTCTTGGATGCTTTCATCATTATTTGGATATTTAAGTCACTTTCTGCCACTTTAAGTAAGCTTCAG GCTAGGAGGATGATGGTCAAGCTGGATATATACCGGAAATTCACTAATGCTCTGGTAGTAGCTGTTATTGTGTCAGTGGGTTGGATATGCTATGAG TTGTATTTCAAGTCAAAAGATGTTTACAATGAGCAGTGGCAGAATGCATGGGTCATCCCGGCTTTCTGGCaactcctttccttttctcttctatGCATCATCTGTGCTCTTTGGGCTCCCTCCCAGAACTCAATGCG ATACGCTTACTCAGATGATGCAAGCGATGAGTTTGACAGGGATGATGGCACTTTAACACTAATTAAACCATCCACAATACCTTCTAAGGATGTTAGAAGTTCGCCAGAACCCATACCAGTGCACACCAGCAATGGAGCATCTAATGGTGATTTGGAAGAAGATAAGACAGAATAA
- the LOC133701810 gene encoding exocyst complex component EXO70A1-like yields the protein MEPPENYSTDTSFAVPFEDAQKIILRWDSTASEEARERMIFDGDRQEVDLYLQAVDEIQKSMSSTSISSDHHDQDNNDNKVTSAIQIAMARLEDEFRNILINHTSPVELDSLIISDRASLNHYTSSGRSINEFDQEEVRRGGGDHDDGLDPIQRADSTNSSASYRSTSSIREIDLIPLEAVADLQSIAKRMISAGYFRECIQVYGSVRKSAVDASFRRLGIEKLSIGDIQRLEWETLETKIRRWIRAAKVCVRILFASEKQLCEEIFYGIGTAIDDACFMETVKGPAIQLFNFAEAISISRRSPEKMFKILDLHDALMGLSPDIDVVFESKSADSVRVQAAEILSRLAEAARGILSEFESAVLREPSTVAVPGGTIHPLTRYVMNYISLISDYKQTLIELIMSKPSTGSRYSGDPTTPDMEFAELEGKTPLALHLIWIIVILQFNLEGKSKHYKDASLAHLFMMNNVHYIVQKVKGSPELREMIGDDYLRKLTGKFRQAATSYQRATWVSVLYCLRDEGLHASGSFSSGVSKSALRERFKTFNAMFEEVHRTQATWLIPDSQLREELRISISEKLIPAYRSFLGRFRSHIESGKHPENYIKYSVEDLENAVLDFFEGYPVSQHLRRRSQ from the coding sequence ATGGAACCACCAGAAAATTACAGCACGGATACTTCTTTTGCAGTACCTTTTGAAGATGCCCAGAAGATAATTCTAAGGTGGGACTCGACAGCAtctgaagaagcaagagaaaGAATGATCTTTGATGGAGATCGTCAAGAAGTGGATCTATACTTACAAGCTGTTGATGAAATCCAAAAGTCTATGTCAtcaacttcaatttcatctGACCATCATGATCAAGATAATAATGATAACAAGGTCACCTCTGCTATACAGATCGCCATGGCTAGACTTGAAGATGAGTTCCGCAATATCCTTATTAACCATACAAGCCCTGTTGAACTGGACTCTCTTATCATTTCTGATCGTGCTTCTTTGAACCATTATACTAGTTCGGGAAGAAGCATCAATGAATTTGATCAGGAGGAAGTTCGTCGTGGTGGTGGTGATCATGATGATGGTTTGGATCCTATACAGCGTGCAGATTCGACTAATAGTAGTGCCAGTTATCGATCTACGAGTAGTATTCGTGAGATCGATCTGATTCCTCTAGAAGCTGTAGCAGACCTTCAGTCCATTGCGAAACGGATGATCTCTGCTGGGTACTTTAGGGAGTGTATCCAGGTCTATGGGAGTGTGAGAAAATCAGCTGTGGATGCGAGTTTTCGGAGACTTGGGATTGAGAAATTGAGTATTGGGGATATTCAGAGACTGGAATGGGAGACTTTGGAGACCAAGATCAGGAGGTGGATTCGTGCGGCCAAGGTTTGTGTTAGGATATTGTTTGCTAGTGAGAAGCAACTTTGTGAGGAGATTTTTTATGGGATTGGTACTGCCATTGACGATGCTTGTTTTATGGAGACTGTCAAGGGTCCAGCTATTCAATTGTTTAATTTTGCTGAGGCAATTAGTATTAGCAGGAGATCTCCTGAGAAAATGTTCAAGATTTTGGACTTACATGATGCTTTGATGGGCTTGTCGCCTGATATTGATGTTGTTTTTGAATCAAAATCTGCTGATTCCGTTCGAGTTCAGGCTGCTGAGATTCTGTCAAGATTGGCTGAGGCTGCCAGGGGGATTTTATCTGAGTTTGAGAGTGCTGTTTTGCGTGAGCCCTCCACGGTTGCGGTGCCTGGAGGGACAATTCATCCATTGACAAGGTATGTGATGAATTATATCAGTTTGATTTCGGATTATAAGCAGACCTTGATTGAGCTTATTATGTCAAAACCATCGACTGGCTCGAGATATTCGGGTGATCCAACTACCCCTGATATGGAATTTGCTGAACTAGAGGGGAAAACCCCGTTAGCCCTTCATTTGATTTGGATAATTGTGATTTTGCAATTCAATTTGGAGGGCAAGTCCAAGCACTACAAGGATGCATCATTGGCCCATCTGTTTATGATGAACAATGTTCACTATATTGTTCAAAAGGTCAAAGGCTCGCCAGAATTGCGAGAAATGATTGGAGACGATTACTTGAGAAAGCTGACTGGGAAATTTAGGCAGGCAGCTACTAGTTACCAGAGAGCAACTTGGGTAAGTGTTTTGTATTGCTTGAGGGATGAGGGTTTACATGCAAGTGGGAGTTTCTCTTCTGGTGTCTCAAAGAGTGCTTTGAGAGAGAGATTTAAGACCTTCAATGCTATGTTTGAGGAGGTTCACAGGACTCAAGCAACATGGTTGATTCCAGATTCTCAACTTAGGGAGGAGCTTCGAATTTCTATATCTGAGAAGTTGATCCCAGCTTATAGGTCATTTCTTGGACGGTTCAGGAGTCATATAGAGAGTGGAAAGCATCCAGAAAATTATATCAAGTATTCAGTGGAGGATTTAGAGAATGCGGTCTTGGATTTCTTCGAGGGTTATCCTGTATCTCAGCACCTGAGGAGGAGATCCCAGTGA
- the LOC133701603 gene encoding pollen receptor-like kinase 3 yields the protein MALDWHFHPFLFLFIIFTLQFSLSSSVSESESLIRLKKSFTNAGAISSWLSGSVPCNKRTHWRGVVCFNGIVTGLQLENMGLSGTIDVDALANMQGLRSLSFAYNYFTGTIPALNRLGYLKAIYLRGNQFSGEIPSDFFLKMKSLKKVWISDNNFSGGIPSSLAELSRLSELHLENNQFSGTIPSIDQPTLISFNVSNNKLDGEIPPNLARFNSSSFRGNDGLCGEKIGKGCELQGSSEPPTDVGVDANMMVSEGSDNKRNSVTKTVAGLVTLAVLLVSIIAVVIFRMWRRDKDFDAIESRSSGNAAALEVQVSLSNRPKEMEVAKKMGSGHKRSNNGRGVVGELVIVNNEKSVFGLPDLMKASAEVLGNGVLGSSYKTQMANGVVVVVKRMREMNTLSKSQFNAEIRKLGRLHHPNILTPLAFHYRPDEKLLIYDFVPKGSLLYLLHGDRGPSHAELSWSVRLKIVQGIAKGLGYLHTELAPSNLPHGNLKSSNVFLSNDNEPLLSEFGLSPLISPPMLAQALFSYEAPEAAEFGVSPKCDVYCLGIIILEILSGKIPSQYLNNARGGTDVVHWVESAISDGRETDFLDPEIASSKNSLCQMKQLLGIGAGCVKRNPEQRLDITQAIQLIQEIKLEDGDNAGRTTQVLPSLRDGYADA from the exons ATGGCCTTGGATTGGCAtttccatccttttctttttctcttcatcATTTTTACCCTCCAATTTTCATTGTCATCTTCAGTATCTGAATCTGAATCTTTGATCAggcttaaaaaatcatttaccaATGCTGGTGCTATTAGTTCTTGGCTGTCAGGCTCTGTCCCTTGCAATAAACGAACTCATTGGCGTGGAGTTGTTTGTTTCAATGGAATTGTCACGGGTCTTCAGCTCGAAAACATGGGCCTGTCAGGAACCATTGATGTTGATGCATTGGCTAATATGCAGGGACTCAGAAGCTTAAGCTTtgcttataattattttacagGTACAATTCCTGCACTCAATCGTTTAGGCTATTTAAAGGCTATATACTTGAGAGGGAACCAGTTTTCTGGTGAGATTCCCTCAGATTTCTTCTTGAAAATGAAGTCGCTGAAGAAGGTTTGGATTTCGGATAACAACTTTTCTGGAGGAATTCCATCATCATTGGCCGAGTTGTCTCGGCTTAGCGAATTACATCTCGAGAACAATCAATTTAGTGGGACTATTCCATCTATCGATCAACCAACCTTGATTTCATTTAATGTATCAAACAATAAGCTGGATGGGGAAATCCCACCTAATTTAGCAAGATTCAATTCTAGTTCCTTTAGAGGAAATGATGGTCTATGCGGAGAAAAAATCGGTAAAGGGTGTGAATTGCAAGGATCATCAGAACCACCTACCGATGTTGGGGTAGATGCCAATATGATGGTTAGCGAAGGCAGCGATAATAAAAGAAACAGCGTTACGAAGACAGTCGCAGGGTTAGTAACTCTGGCTGTGTTGCTTGTTTCAATAATAGCCGTGGTTATCTTTAGAATGTGGCGAAGGGACAAGGATTTTGATGCGATTGAAAGTAGAAGTAGTGGTAATGCAGCAGCACTTGAGGTGCAAGTTTCGTTGTCGAATAGACCGAAGGAAATGGAAGTTGCCAAAAAGATGGGATCAGGCCATAAAAGATCTAATAATGGCAGGGGTGTTGTAGGTGAATTAGTTATTGTGAACAATGAAAAGAGCGTATTTGGGCTACCAGATTTGATGAAAGCTTCAGCAGAAGTGCTTGGAAATGGAGTATTGGGGTCTTCTTATAAAACGCAGATGGCTAACGGAGTTGTGGTGGTGGTCAAGAGAATGAGAGAAATGAATACGTTGTCCAAAAGTCAATTTAATGCAGAAATCAGAAAGCTTGGAAGACTGCATCATCCTAATATTTTGACACCATTGGCTTTTCATTATCGACCGGATGAGAAGCTGTTGATCTATGATTTCGTGCCCAAAGGCAGTCTGCTTTATTTGTTGCACG GTGATCGAGGACCATCACATGCTGAACTCAGCTGGTCTGTTCGTCTCAAGATTGTTCAAGGAATTGCAAAAGGTTTGGGCTATCTTCATACAGAACTTGCTCCCTCTAACTTGCCTCATGGCAATCTCAAATCAAGCAATGTCTTTCTCAGCAATGATAACGAGCCATTACTTTCAGAATTTGGATTAAGTCCCCTGATTAGCCCTCCAATGTTGGCTCAAGCATTGTTTAGTTATGAAGCCCCAGAAGCAGCGGAATTTGGCGTATCACCAAAGTGCGACGTGTACTGTCTAGGAATAATCATTCTTGAAATCCTTTCAGGAAAAATTCCTTCTCAATATCTCAACAATGCCAGGGGAGGGACTGATGTAGTCCATTGGGTGGAATCTGCAATTTCCGATGGGAGAGAAACTGATTTTCTTGATCCTGAAATTGCAAGCTCAAAAAACTCACTTTGTCAGATGAAGCAGCTCCTAGGCATTGGAGCTGGTTGTGTCAAAAGAAATCCTGAGCAACGGTTAGACATCACACAAGCTATTCAACTGATACAGGAGATAAAATTGGAAGATGGAGACAATGCGGGCAGGACAACGCAGGTTTTACCATCACTTCGTGATGGATATGCAGATGCATAA